One genomic region from Skermania piniformis encodes:
- a CDS encoding NUDIX domain-containing protein codes for MVLHSAGILLYRQDADRVRVFLAHIGGPLWAGKDERAWTIPKGLLAADEEPRAAAVREFTEETGAPPPDGELIELGTFRQAGGKRVTAYALCADFDAMTLAGNTFQMEWPPRSGQIREFPEVDRADWFDLDTAADKLVRGQVPMLAALSTLVDGVPTAAADRSEQVPPIDERGEQPDDRGLH; via the coding sequence GTGGTACTGCACAGCGCGGGCATCCTGCTGTACCGGCAGGACGCCGACCGGGTTCGGGTTTTTCTCGCCCACATCGGCGGGCCGCTGTGGGCCGGCAAGGACGAGCGAGCCTGGACGATTCCGAAAGGGCTGCTGGCCGCCGACGAAGAACCGCGGGCCGCGGCCGTGCGGGAGTTCACCGAGGAGACCGGCGCGCCGCCGCCGGACGGCGAACTGATCGAACTCGGGACGTTCCGGCAGGCCGGTGGGAAGCGGGTGACGGCGTATGCGTTGTGTGCGGATTTCGACGCGATGACGTTGGCCGGCAACACCTTCCAGATGGAATGGCCACCTCGCTCCGGACAGATCCGCGAGTTCCCCGAAGTGGACCGAGCTGATTGGTTCGACCTCGACACCGCGGCCGACAAGCTGGTGCGAGGGCAAGTGCCGATGCTGGCCGCGCTGAGCACGCTGGTCGACGGTGTTCCGACCGCGGCCGCCGATCGGTCAGAACAGGTTCCACCAATAGACGAGCGTGGCGAGCAACCAGACGATCGCGGTCTCCACTGA
- a CDS encoding metallophosphoesterase has product MSEISLSTLRRTATGLTGAAALGIGYVSVVERNAYTLREATLPVLEPGAASLRVLHISDLHMTPWQRVKQQWVRELDRLEPDLVVNTGDNLSHPRAVPSVVQALGGLLARPGLFVFGSNDYFGPVPKNPARYLINNHRRTPTGEPLPWRDMRAAFTERGWLDMTHVRRELDVAGVHIAVAGVDDPHIDRDRYDTVAGAPNPGAGLRLGLTHSPEPRVLDRFAADGYDLVLAGHTHGGQVCLPVYGALVTNCGLDRSRAKGASRWGERMRLHVSAGIGTSPWAPYRLFCRPEASLLTLVARPAPGDQSDSGRGVTDTAAATR; this is encoded by the coding sequence ATGTCCGAGATATCGCTGTCGACGCTGCGCCGCACCGCCACCGGATTGACCGGAGCGGCCGCACTGGGAATCGGCTACGTCTCCGTCGTCGAACGCAACGCATACACGCTCCGCGAAGCCACCCTCCCGGTACTCGAACCGGGCGCCGCCAGCCTGCGTGTGCTGCACATCAGCGATCTGCACATGACCCCATGGCAACGGGTCAAACAGCAGTGGGTGCGCGAGCTCGACCGGCTCGAGCCGGACTTGGTGGTGAACACCGGGGATAATCTCTCGCACCCACGGGCTGTGCCGTCCGTCGTCCAGGCCCTCGGTGGCCTGCTCGCCCGACCCGGCCTGTTCGTGTTCGGTAGCAACGACTACTTCGGGCCGGTACCGAAGAATCCGGCCCGATACCTGATCAACAACCATCGCCGGACACCGACCGGTGAGCCGTTGCCGTGGCGGGATATGCGAGCTGCGTTCACCGAGCGGGGCTGGTTGGACATGACCCACGTGCGGCGCGAGCTCGACGTCGCCGGAGTCCACATCGCCGTCGCCGGAGTGGACGACCCACACATCGATCGCGACCGGTACGACACGGTCGCGGGTGCGCCGAATCCGGGTGCCGGCTTGCGCCTGGGCCTGACCCATTCGCCGGAACCACGGGTACTCGATCGATTTGCCGCGGACGGCTACGACCTGGTGCTGGCCGGGCATACCCACGGTGGCCAGGTCTGTCTACCGGTCTACGGCGCCCTGGTGACCAACTGCGGGCTGGACCGTTCCCGGGCCAAAGGGGCGTCTCGCTGGGGCGAGCGCATGCGATTGCACGTCTCGGCCGGGATCGGGACGTCGCCGTGGGCGCCGTACCGGCTGTTCTGCCGACCGGAAGCCAGCCTGCTCACCCTGGTCGCGCGGCCCGCTCCCGGCGACCAGTCCGACAGTGGCCGGGGAGTGACCGACACCGCGGCAGCCACCCGCTGA
- a CDS encoding SDR family NAD(P)-dependent oxidoreductase, whose protein sequence is MSVFDLTGRKALVTGGARGLGEGMAKALIAAGANVVIGDVEDELGGATATTLGAGFVHLDVTDDANWESAVAATVDQLGGLDLVVNNAGVEITSLLTEVTAEQIDTMLAVNVKGTTLGIKHGLLAMRPNGIAGAGGAIVNVASVAATIAFPGIAVYSATKSAVDRLTRVAAMESGRLGYGVRVNCIYPGLVPTAMGVGLANDVAAIGLFGSPEEAVGSVVELTPAGRLGEVADMADAVVFLASDAARFITGAGLPVDGGMGM, encoded by the coding sequence ATGAGCGTCTTCGATCTGACCGGTCGCAAAGCACTGGTCACCGGCGGGGCTCGAGGACTCGGCGAGGGGATGGCCAAGGCCCTGATCGCCGCCGGCGCGAACGTGGTCATCGGCGACGTCGAGGACGAGCTGGGCGGCGCCACGGCAACGACGCTGGGCGCCGGATTCGTCCACCTCGACGTCACCGACGACGCGAACTGGGAGTCGGCGGTCGCCGCTACTGTCGATCAGCTCGGCGGCCTGGACCTCGTGGTCAACAACGCCGGAGTCGAGATCACGAGCCTGCTGACCGAGGTCACAGCCGAGCAGATCGACACCATGCTCGCCGTCAACGTCAAGGGCACCACCCTCGGTATCAAGCACGGTCTGCTGGCGATGCGCCCGAACGGGATCGCCGGGGCCGGTGGGGCCATCGTCAACGTCGCATCGGTCGCTGCGACCATCGCTTTCCCCGGCATCGCGGTGTACTCGGCGACCAAGTCCGCGGTCGATCGACTCACCCGAGTCGCTGCGATGGAATCGGGCCGGCTCGGCTACGGCGTGCGGGTCAACTGCATCTATCCCGGATTGGTGCCGACCGCGATGGGCGTCGGGCTGGCCAACGATGTCGCCGCGATCGGCCTGTTCGGCTCGCCCGAGGAAGCGGTCGGCTCGGTCGTCGAGCTGACCCCGGCCGGCCGGCTCGGTGAAGTCGCCGACATGGCCGACGCGGTCGTCTTCCTCGCCTCCGACGCGGCCCGATTCATCACCGGCGCCGGCCTCCCGGTCGACGGCGGCATGGGTATGTGA
- a CDS encoding GatB/YqeY domain-containing protein has translation MAELKARLRSDLTAAMKAKDTVRTQTLRMLLAGITNAEVAGDRAQELADVQVVEVLAKEAKKRAEAAKVFADAGRAELAAKERDEAEIIDEYLPAKLSDDELGAVADAAVAQITAELGAVPTVRQMGQVMRVATGLAAGRADGARLAAAVKTRL, from the coding sequence ATGGCCGAACTGAAGGCTCGATTGCGATCCGACCTCACCGCCGCGATGAAGGCCAAGGACACGGTACGGACGCAAACGTTGCGAATGTTGCTGGCCGGGATCACCAATGCGGAGGTTGCCGGTGACCGGGCGCAGGAGCTCGCGGACGTTCAGGTTGTCGAGGTACTTGCCAAAGAAGCCAAGAAGCGGGCCGAGGCGGCGAAGGTTTTCGCCGACGCCGGCCGGGCCGAGCTCGCCGCCAAGGAACGGGACGAGGCCGAGATCATCGACGAGTACCTGCCGGCGAAATTGTCCGACGACGAACTCGGAGCGGTCGCCGACGCTGCTGTCGCGCAGATCACCGCCGAACTCGGCGCCGTGCCCACGGTCCGGCAGATGGGTCAGGTGATGCGGGTCGCGACAGGTTTGGCCGCGGGCCGCGCAGACGGCGCACGACTGGCAGCGGCGGTCAAGACGCGTCTCTGA
- a CDS encoding TetR/AcrR family transcriptional regulator — protein MPSASDAAASRESPAASRESPAGNAAKRRADKIAGRRDELARATLRTLAELGYARTSLREIAANSEYSHGVLHYYFIDKVDLISHCVRLYKTECVARYDDLVAGASEAGALRSGFAERLAQTLVDDNEMHRLWYDLRSQSMFEQVFAPDVQAIDTNLEQMIWRVVERYAELSHSMPTVDARTAYAALDGLFVQALVRYSHGTADAPHRLREQAFELLPRLIA, from the coding sequence GTGCCGTCTGCCTCGGATGCTGCGGCGTCTCGCGAAAGCCCGGCGGCGTCTCGCGAAAGCCCGGCCGGCAATGCCGCGAAGCGGCGTGCGGACAAGATCGCCGGGCGGCGGGACGAGCTCGCCCGAGCCACGTTGCGGACGCTGGCCGAGCTGGGTTACGCCCGGACCAGCTTGCGCGAGATTGCGGCCAACTCGGAGTACAGCCACGGGGTCCTGCACTACTACTTCATCGACAAGGTCGACCTGATCTCGCATTGTGTCCGGCTGTACAAGACCGAGTGCGTCGCCCGCTACGACGATCTGGTCGCCGGTGCTTCCGAGGCCGGTGCGCTGCGGAGCGGTTTCGCCGAACGGCTGGCGCAGACGTTGGTCGACGACAACGAGATGCACCGGCTTTGGTACGACCTGCGTTCCCAGAGCATGTTCGAGCAGGTCTTCGCCCCCGACGTGCAAGCGATCGACACCAACCTCGAGCAGATGATCTGGCGGGTGGTCGAGCGGTATGCCGAGCTCTCGCACAGCATGCCGACCGTCGATGCGCGGACCGCGTACGCCGCGCTCGACGGGTTGTTCGTCCAGGCCCTGGTGCGGTACTCGCACGGTACGGCCGACGCGCCGCATCGGTTGCGGGAGCAGGCATTCGAGTTGCTCCCGCGGCTGATCGCCTGA
- a CDS encoding SAM-dependent methyltransferase — protein sequence MSSTSDDRSRPRTEIDTTVPHEARVYNYWLGGKDNYEADRVFGDTVAQHIPTIKAMAQANRAFLGRAVRYLVAEAGVTQFLDIGTGIPSADNTHEVAQQIDPSSRIVYVDKDPLVLAHARALMSSTPEGATTYIQADLHEPRSILEHPAVAETLDLDRPVAIMLVAIMMYFHDSDRPAEAIQTLLDAVPSGSFLTITHPTGDFAPAAMARAVTAIEAGGVRFQARSRAEFETLFNGLPTVEPGLVPVAAWRLDLADGPSLVNNPEEVWYWSGVARKP from the coding sequence GTGTCCTCCACCAGCGATGACCGCAGCCGACCGCGAACCGAAATCGACACGACCGTCCCGCACGAGGCTCGGGTATACAACTACTGGCTCGGCGGCAAAGACAACTACGAGGCCGATCGCGTCTTCGGTGACACAGTGGCACAACATATTCCGACGATCAAGGCGATGGCTCAAGCGAACCGGGCGTTTCTCGGTCGCGCCGTTCGGTACTTGGTCGCCGAAGCCGGAGTAACTCAGTTCCTCGACATCGGTACCGGCATCCCGTCCGCGGACAACACCCATGAGGTGGCACAGCAGATCGACCCGAGCAGCCGAATCGTCTACGTGGACAAAGATCCGCTGGTCCTGGCGCACGCCCGGGCATTGATGAGCAGCACCCCGGAAGGCGCGACCACCTACATCCAGGCCGACCTCCACGAGCCCCGCTCGATTCTCGAGCATCCCGCAGTCGCCGAAACCCTGGATCTGGATCGACCGGTCGCGATCATGCTGGTTGCCATCATGATGTACTTCCACGACAGCGACCGCCCGGCCGAAGCGATCCAGACCCTGCTGGACGCCGTACCGTCCGGCAGCTTCCTGACGATCACCCACCCCACCGGCGACTTCGCGCCGGCAGCGATGGCTCGGGCGGTGACCGCCATCGAAGCCGGCGGGGTGCGCTTCCAGGCCCGCAGTCGGGCCGAGTTCGAAACCCTGTTCAACGGGCTCCCCACCGTTGAGCCGGGCCTCGTACCGGTCGCCGCCTGGCGCCTCGACCTGGCCGACGGGCCGAGCTTGGTGAACAATCCCGAAGAGGTCTGGTACTGGTCGGGGGTAGCCCGTAAACCCTGA